In the genome of Calliopsis andreniformis isolate RMS-2024a chromosome 10, iyCalAndr_principal, whole genome shotgun sequence, one region contains:
- the LOC143185098 gene encoding LOW QUALITY PROTEIN: unconventional myosin-XIX (The sequence of the model RefSeq protein was modified relative to this genomic sequence to represent the inferred CDS: deleted 1 base in 1 codon) gives MSRLYFEKCGRNQIRDFSALEHVNIRFWQYLFHLSLSVSYETPGTMTTRIEQLSSSFGWDLINDLGALPENEDIIIDFLLERLQRGQIYTWVGPLLLALNPNNEVSTSHLYTVSEFDKYINMSSIIYEANPHIFAVATKAHYSLTKELGRNCQVIVISGETGTGKTFNAFKCLEFLSMVNKNSISPCQGDYTYNIMPRITDACRLISAFTTACTERNEVSSRHGQLLQLHYKGGAISGATINSFLLERSRVTKGSSNFQIFYQIMFGMLDTELNAFNLFINENYDLLSTIDYNKKKYFQEGFQDTVRTLENLKFEADQRTNIFQVLALLIHMGNIRFIQNSEACTVDIINQKSREALKNTSILSSLTEESVIELLTTALINPESIWRKHTAYHRQLSTIEACYNRLHTIIRHLYDLLFHWVLKRTNEILSIKNKCSEWLGILDIFGFESFNKNGIEQLCVNYANEKMQQYFMEIYLENSRKDLQDEGFIEDNITLDTINLYKERLNILEEILFLTLNDASQSPLIINMPSLIDLVCRNSHNGNQKIISEREGDFIIEHYSGRVAYSIKDLLAKNTDKIPNEVSIIFRASKNKFLGSLIDIEEEHLHSVKTCTKKRTVLAKLRCNINALIKELKKCDVHYVRCVRPNRLKESEWDRKDFRKQLACIGVFDALPLVKCKYPIRLHYKDFCQRYSKKPTENSDLNACKIILESVVPKRKLHLFVHYGKQMIFLTESVFFQLETCRRNYRIMCANKIKTFWIKHSKWEIFLHILFLSINLMMFTGRRTISTISKYSTINYTTQDDYTPNDEVSSIKNILGRKLKKLSNSDDDDVFITEPTSFQTNDLKGYPNSATKNEKETDNFNTEINMKKINSGNKKENSIYFKNQLKNLDSKHDIQNNITKFVEESNSDTFTESKNGKDFCKYTDDNNNPFKQYLGHITLNNSLTNTQPAENCDKQKCSIHYDEVSIFFSRIMVLIFVHTLFYKNGILSRRRLAKVAIRIYTRRTCLINSHVIPRSELPQGLQDCL, from the exons ATGTCACGTTTGTATTTCGAAAAATGCGGGCGAAACCAGATACGTGACTTTTCTGCCCTTGAACACGTAAATATTCGGTTCTGGCAATATTTGTTTCATTTATCCTTAAGTGTCAGTTACGAAACACCTGGAACTATGACTacaaggatagag CAGCTGTCTTCGTCGTTTGGGTGGGATTTAATAAACGATTTAGGTGCATTACCAGAAAACGAAGATATTA TTATAGACTTTCTTCTGGAACGTCTGCAGCGTGGTCAAATTTATACGTGGGTTGGGCCATTGCTTTTGGCATTAAATCCGAATAATGAGGTGTCAACGTCACATTTATACACTGTTTCGGAATTTGATAAATACATTAACATGTCTAGTATTATTTACGAAGCAAATCCTCACATATTCGCTGTCGCTACCAAAGCACATTACAGTCTGACCAAGGAACTTGGTCGGAATTGTCAG GTCATCGTTATAAGCGGAGAAACTGGAACAGGGAAAACGTTCAATGCTTTCAAGTGTCTAGAATTTCTCAGTATGGTCAACAAAAATTCAATATCACCCTGTCAAGGAGATTACACGTACAATATTATGCCAAGAATTACTGATGCTTGTCGTTTAATATCTGCTTTCACTACTGCATGCACAGAAAGAAATGAAGTAAGTTCTAGGCATGGACAACTTCTACAGCTTCATTATAAAGGAGGTGCTATCTCTGGTGCCACCATTAATTCCTTCCTGTTGGAGAGGAGCAGAGTAACGAAAGGTTCAagtaactttcaaattttttatcag ATTATGTTTGGAATGTTGGACACAGAACTTAAcgcttttaatttatttataaatgaaaattatgaCCTATTAAGTACCATAGATTAtaataagaaaaaatattttcaagaagGCTTTCAAGATACTGTGAGGACATTGGAAAATTTAAAGTTTGAAGCTGATCAAAGGACGAATATTTTTCAAGTACTCGCTTTGCTAATTCATATGGGAAATATCAGATTTATACAAAATTCTGAAGCATGCACTGTTGACATTATTAATCAAA aatCCAGGGAAGCTCTAAAAAATACTTCTATTCTTAGCTCTTTAACAGAAGAATCAGTAATAGAGTTACTTACTACTGCTCTCATAAATCCAGAAAGCATTTGGCGGAAGCACACCGCGTATCATCGCCAGCTTAGTACTATTGAAGCTTGTTATAACAGACTGCATACTATAATCAGACATTTATACGATCTTTTATTCCATTGGGTCTTAAAACGCACAAACGAAATTTTATCTATAAAAAACAAGTGTTCAGAATGGCTTG GGATACTGGATATATTTGGTTTCGAGTCATTTAATAAGAATGGTATAGAACAGCTTTGCGTTAATTATGCTAAcgagaaaatgcaacagtacttCATGGAGATATATTTGGAAAATAGTAGGAAAGATTTACAAGACGAGGGTTTTATCGAAGATAATATAACGCTAGACACTATTAATTTGTATAAAGAACGTCTAAACATCCTCGAAGAAATTTTGTTTTTAACTCTAAATGAT GCTAGTCAATCTCCTCTAATAATTAATATGCCTTCACTAATAGACCTAGTTTGCAGAAATTCACACAATGGAAACCAAAAAATTATTAGCGAGAGGGAAGGAGATTTTATTATAGAGCATTATTCTGGTCGTGTTGCATACTCTATTAAAGATTTACTAGCAAAAAATACTGATAAG ATTCCAAATGAAGTATCTATCATTTTTCGTGCAAGTAAGAATAAATTTCTTGGTTCTTTAATTGATATCGAAGAAGAACATTTGCATAGTGTCAAAACGTGTACTAAAAAAAGGACTGTACTAGCTAAATTGAGATGTAATATTAATGCACTTATCAAAGAACTAAAGAAATGTGATGTACATTATGTGCGATGCGTTAGACCCAA TCGACTAAAAGAGAGTGAATGGGATCGAAAAGATTTTCGAAAACAATTAGCTTGCATTGGTGTTTTTGATGCTCTGCCTCTTGTCAAATGTAAATACCCTATTCGTTTACATTACAAAGATTTTTGTCAACGATATTCCAAAAAGCCTACAG AAAATAGCGATCTCAACGCGTGTAAAATCATTTTGGAGTCAGTTGTGCCTAAAAGGAAATTACACCTGTTCGTCCATTATGGGAAACAAATGATCTTTTTAACAGAGTCTGTCTTCTTCCAATTAGAGACATGCAGAAGAAATTACCGAATAATGTGtgctaataaaataaaaacattttggATAAAACATAGTAAGTGGGAGATATTT TTACACATTCTATTTCTCTCTATTAATCTTATGATGTTTACAGGGCGTAGAACGATTTCTACAATTTCAAAGTATTCGACGATTAATTATACAACACAAGACGATTATACACCGAACGATGAAGTTTCATCAATTAAAAATATACTTGGACgtaaattgaaaaaattaagtAATTCCGATGACGATGATGTTTTTATTACTGAACCTACGTCCTTCCAAACTAATGATTTAAAAGGATATCCAAATTCTGCCACAAAAAACGAAAAAGAAACTGATAATTTCAACAcagaaattaatatgaaaaaaatcaattctggaaataaaaaagaaaacagtATATATTTCAAGAACCAATTAAAAAATCTGGACAGCAAACATGATATACAGAACAATATTACGAAATTTGTAGAAGAAAGTAATTCTGACACATTTACAGAATCTAAGAATGGCAAAGATTTCTGCAAGTATACTGATGATAATAACAATCCATTCAAACAGTACTTAggacatataacattaaataatTCTTTGACGAATACACAACCTGCGGAAAATTGTGACAAGCAAAAATGCTCTATACATTACGATGAggtttctatatttttttctcGTATAATGGTTTTAATTTTCGT TCATACGCTTTTCTATAAAAATGGAATTTTAAGCCGACGACGACTCGCCAAG GTGGCAATTAGGATATATACTCGTCGGACATGTTTGATTAACTCTCATgtaattccacgttccgagttACCGCAAGGACTACAGGACTGCCTTTAA
- the LOC143184856 gene encoding uncharacterized protein LOC143184856 gives MKEMIANQASSGYSNSFVNNNGDTNSNNVTDTNSRRYAVLSTDWISAIGEELGMHPLPDSLLRRLAEDASYRLREVLHKCVTRLKHSKRKRLTSTDVNAVITNLCDVDPILGAPESMPEYHTEAKVYVPNERIINLVQKINDPLSISQNNVPFIQESEICDARLTEARNNYAKRALKTLFNGSQKTFQVLINDCATNAYLGGEGVIDKLMSIARSMVISNNAQYTRVSTRTCQLIIAIASNSEAVYPYHLTSVDKLTELLLELLLGQSFINLNLEALFKECALKLMLRWPSIADKYIPTLESVLLKEEKENIDGNKKRIMAMELLASIQPLIFFQHGPESPLSVENVLKFAPPGSALWQRIALAVCALIKSQSHTLDIAVLMEHYGDSLLPYIPVNYKSTVNEYRKPTPLPITIKSKIKYVNVRPLIPNRISWDLQTAFPDSTLRGPRQEIRFAFAGGRPVPPSNLRRVSLRANYQVLRSDLQATLALVASRRLLVFKDKRKGPFNAYNLVYSCL, from the exons ATGAAAGAAATGATAGCAAATCAAGCTAGTTCTGGATACAGCAACTCTTTTGTTAATAACAATGGAGATACTAACAGTAACAATGTAACCGATACTAACTCAAGAAGATATGCTGTACTCAGTACAGATTGGATATCTGCAATTGGAGAAGAATTAGGGATGCATCCTCTGCCTGATTCTTTATTACGCAGGCTAGCAGAAGATGCTTCCTATCGCCTTAGAGAAGTATTGCAT AAATGTGTAACGAGATTAAAACATAGCAAAAGAAAACGCTTAACATCTACGGATGTGAATGCTGTAATTACCAATTTATGTGATGTAGATCCGATATTAGGTGCACCAGAATCTATGCCTGAATATCACACAGAGGCAAAAGTATATGTTCCTAATGAACGTATTATTAATCTAGTACAAAAAATAAATGATCCACTTAGTATATCGCAGAACAATGTACCTTTTATACAAG AATCAGAAATATGTGATGCAAGATTAACAGAAGCACGCAATAATTATGCAAAACGTGCATTGAAGACTTTATTCAATGGATCTCAAAAAACTTTTCAG GTTTTAATTAATGATTGTGCTACCAATGCATACTTGGGTGGTGAAGGTGTTATAGACAAATTAATGTCTATTGCTAGATCCATGGTGATTTCAAATAACGcgcaatatacaagagtatccaCTCGAACATGTCAGCTTATTATTGCAATTGCAAGTAATAGCGAAGCTGTTTACCCATATCACTTAACTTCG GTAGATAAATTAACAGAATTATTACTGGAACTGCTTCTGGGACAAAGTTTCATAAATCTGAATTTGGAAGCCCTTTTTAAAGAATGCGCGCTTAAATTAATGCTTCGTTGGCCATCTATTGCCGATaa GTATATACCCACATTGGAGAGCGTGCTTTTAAAAGAGGAGAAGGAAAACATAGATGGAAATAAGAAGAGAATAATGGCTATGGAGCTTTTAGCTAGTATTCAGCCTTTAATATTTTTCCAACATGGTCCAGAGTCTCCATTGTCTGTGGAGAATGTTTTAAAGTTTGCACCACCTGGTTCTGCACTTTGGCAAAGAATAGCT CTTGCTGTTTGTGCCCTCATAAAGTCACAATCCCATACCTTGGACATTGCAGTTCTCATGGAACATTATGGGGACTCTTTGCTACCATACATACCTGTTAATTACAAAAGCACAGTGAATGAGTATCGAAAACCTACTCCTCTCCCAATTACcattaaaagtaaaataaagtacGTTAATGTTAGACCTTTAATACCAAACCGAATATCATGGGATCTACAAACAGCATTCCCTGATTCTACATTGAGAGGTCCTAGACAAGAAATTAG GTTTGCATTTGCTGGTGGGCGACCTGTGCCTCCAAGTAATTTAAGACGGGTCAGTTTAAGAGCGAATTATCAGGTTTTAAGAAGCGATCTCCAAGCAACTCTCGCCCTTGTTGCGTCGCGAAGACTCTTAGTATTCAAGGATAAAAGGAAAGGGCCTTTTAATGCTTACAATCTGGTATACAGTTGTTTGTGA
- the LOC143184935 gene encoding mRNA-capping enzyme-like gives MSNRNETKGPIPPRWLHCPRKAIKLIQNKFLAFKTPLSSAYDNQVPEECRFTIDMLMASLKSQKLKLGLWIDLTNTSRFYDKKSLEAYGCKYLKLQCRGHGETPSEEQTRTFVQVCKNFISYNPLEIIGVHCTHGFNRTGFLIISYLVENDGTSVDAGLVEFASVRPPGIYKADYIQELYRRYDDVEDAPDPPPRPAWYLEYDDSNIEDTDEGPSIRSNNSQDVVTKKRKREHNNKNPVFMAGVPGVTPILEDRKLSGIQRRVQDICSWESTGFPGSQPVSMDEDNIGLLNEKPYMVSWKADGTRYMMLIQGDGEIYFIDRDNSVFQVNGLTFPHPRDTSRTLRDSLLDGEMVIDKDKDGKEIPRYLVYDVIMYDGRDVSKLPFHPNRYQIIDKEIMGGRHRAMYEERLRKEREPFAVRLKSFWNVERAASLLDQKFAKQLGHEPDGLIFQPSKEPYCPGVSKEVLKWKPLSHNSVDFKLKIVTESGEGILPTKIGLLFVGGLKAPFGRMKVTKQLKDLNNAIIECKFENGQWVFMRERTDKSFPNSLSTAQSVCKSIGKPITTERLIDYIHKHRFIQDDSELMPPPNKKVKCR, from the exons ATGTCAAATCGGAATGAGACTAAAGGTCCTATTCCCCCTCGCTGGCTTCATTGTCCACGAAAGGCGATTAAACTAATTCAGAATAAGTTTCTGGCATTCAAGACTCCACTGTCATCGGCGTACGATAATCAAGTGCCAGAAGAATGTCGATTTACAATAGATATGCTGATGGCATCGTTAAAAAGCCAGAAGTTGAAATTAGGTTTATGGATTGATTTGACAAACACATCAAGATTTTATGACAAGAAGAGCTTAGAGGCGTATGGCTGTAAATATTTGAAACTGCAATGCAGAGGACATGGTGAAACTCCTTCGGAGGAGCAAACAAGAACTTTCGTACAAGTTTGTAAGAATTTCATATCGTACAATCCATTGGAAATAATTGGTGTGCATTGTACACACGGTTTCAATAGAACTGGTTTCCTTATTATAAGCTATTTGGTAGAAAATGACGGCACTAGTGTGGATGCTGGTTTAGTAGAATTTGCTTCTGTGAGACCACCAGGAATCTATAAAGCTGATTATATTCAAGAATTGTATAGACGGTATGATGATGTTGAAGATGCTCCTGACCCTCCCCCTAGACCAGCTTGGTATTTAGAATATGATGATTCTAACATAGAAGACACAGACGAAGGTCCTAGTATAAGAAGCAATAATAGCCAAGATGTAGTTACTAAGAAACGGAAACGagaacataataataaaaatccaGTGTTCATGGCTGGTGTGCCTGGTGTAACCCCTATTTTAGAAGACAGAAAATTAAGTGGAATACAGAGACGTGTTCAAGATATATGTTCTTGGGAATCAACAGGATTTCCAGGTTCTCAGCCAGTTTCTATGGATGAAGATAATATTGGATTGTTAAATGAAAAACCATACATGGTATCTTGGAAAGCAGATGGAACCAG GTACATGATGTTAATACAAGGAGATggagaaatttattttatagaTAGAGATAATAGTGTTTTTCAAGTGAATGGATTGACTTTTCCACATCCAAGAGATACATCCAGAACACTTAGAGACTCACTATTGGATGGT GAGATGGTGATTGATAAAGACAAAGATGGTAAAGAAATTCCAAGATACTTAGTTTATGATGTAATTATGTATGATGGCAGAGACGTGAGTAAATTGCCATTTCATCCTAATCGTTATCAAATCATTGATAAAGAAATTATGGGTGGGAGACATCGAGCAATGTACGAAGAAAGACTACGCAAAGAAAGAGAACCCTTTGCAGTACGCTTAAAGTCCTTCTGGAATGTGGAACGAGCTGCTAGTTTATTAGATCAGAAATTCGCCAAACAGCTTGGTCATGAACCTGATGGTTTAATATTTCAGCCATCTAAAGAACCTTATTGCCCAGGGGTATCTAAAGAAGTTTTAAAATGGAAACCTTTGTCGCATAATTCTGttgattttaaattgaaaattgtcacagaATCTGGAGAAGGGATTCTCCCAACAAAAATTGGCCTTCTTTTTGTAGGTGGATTAAAAGCACCATTCGGTAGAATGAAGGTTACTAAGCAACTAAAGGATTTGAATAATGCAATTATAGAGTGTAAATTTGAGAATGGGCAGTGGGTTTTTATGCGTGAAAGAACTGATAAATCATTTCCTAATTCCTTAAGTACAGCTCAATCAGTATGTAAAAGTATTGGCAAACCTATAACAACCGAACGGCTCATAGATTATATTCATAAGCATAGATTTATACAAGATGATTCAGAACTTATGCCACCACcaaataaaaaagtaaaatgTCGTTAA
- the Bi-1 gene encoding bax Inhibitor-1: MAAVLKTFVRSFTNRLESPVRQHLKNVYGCLSLSTCAAALGAYVHLYTELLQANLLTNLGTLGLLFALIATPDNGKNQKLRLSYLLGFALLSGLGLGPLLQLVIAVNPNIIITSLIGVTVVFVSFSISSLLAERGRWLYLGGTLISLLNMIVLFSFVNLFLRWSLFYHVHLYGGLFLMCGFVIYDTQLIIEKFHMGSKDFILHSLDLFIDFIGIFRHLLVILTEKESKNQRKRKE, from the exons ATGGCAGCCGTGTTAAAGACTTTTGTACGGTCTTTCACCAACAGACT CGAATCACCAGTCAGACAGCACCTTAAAAATGTCTACGGCTGTCTGTCTTTGTCGACATGTGCAGCCGCACTGGGAGCTTATGTTCATTTGTACACAGAGCTCCTGCAGGCTAATCTGTTGACAAATCTTGGTACCTTGGGTTTGTTATTTGCTTTAATCGCCACACCAGACAATGGGAAGAATCAAAAATTACGCCTTAGCTACCTCCTGGGATTTGCACTTTTGTCTGGTCTTGGATTAGGTCCTTTACTTCAATTGGTTATAGCTGTTAATCCAAACATCATAATAACTTCATTAATAG GAGTAACTGTCGTATTTGTGTCATTCAGTATTTCCTCCCTTTTGGCTGAACGAGGTCGTTGGTTATACCTGGGTGGTACCTTAATTAGTTTACTGAATATGATAGTCCTATTTTCATTTGTAAATCTCTTCCTACGCTGGTCTCTCTTCTACCATGTCCATTTGTATGGTGGACTATTTCTGATGTGTGGTTTCGTAATTTATGATACACAGTTGATCATTGAGAAATTCCACATGGGTAGCAAAGATTTCATCTTGCACTCTCTAGATCTCTTTATAGATTTCATTGGTATTTTCCGTCACCTTTTAGTAATCCTTACAGAAAAG GAATCCAAAAACCAGCGTAAACGCAAAGAGTAA